Proteins co-encoded in one Enterobacter sp. R4-368 genomic window:
- a CDS encoding lysozyme inhibitor LprI family protein, whose translation MQIIKIALVIVSLSIFSAGAITLDSGKAIQQCLTLPAYGDEKNQTQCKEDLKNKSEKSLQETITKIKTRINNDYDTPYHLNDPEGSEIKDLFWERFNKSQQLWIASRNEFCAASALLVGEWAASQDDLQTQCIINQNTDREQLLKATYIK comes from the coding sequence ATGCAAATCATAAAAATTGCACTTGTCATCGTATCGCTATCAATTTTCAGTGCGGGTGCCATCACGCTTGATTCAGGCAAAGCTATCCAGCAATGCCTTACACTGCCTGCCTATGGTGATGAAAAAAACCAGACACAATGCAAAGAGGACTTAAAAAATAAATCAGAAAAATCACTACAAGAAACAATCACTAAGATAAAAACACGGATAAACAACGATTACGATACGCCCTATCACCTTAATGATCCTGAAGGCAGTGAGATAAAAGATCTGTTTTGGGAGAGATTTAATAAATCTCAACAGCTTTGGATCGCATCACGAAATGAGTTCTGTGCAGCGTCAGCGTTATTAGTTGGCGAGTGGGCGGCAAGTCAGGATGATTTACAGACGCAATGCATTATTAATCAAAACACTGATCGCGAGCAGTTATTAAAGGCGACCTATATAAAATAA
- a CDS encoding methyl-accepting chemotaxis protein → MTIIKKLLVVFAITFVAMIVLGGLSIRALDNAQSRFDYVVENSLPSISKLSEALQHREEARRQILMSLLVTDEAVFTKHMAQAKDELNKTNEIFKYYREKLISDDIDAQQLKKTQDSFDDYLQKAESMVGVYHSEGVEAARKMVSDGGITANASVALSANIKDMLIHNYNIAAKYAENNHAQYINTFWLLVGTIIFLLALIAVFASSILSYLNKGLKSLQKSMETISSTLDLTLKVDLHKKDELGATASSFNNLMEKIREVLSSVKDASNEVDVAASEIAKSNDDLSSRTESQASSLEQTAASMNELSATVRHNMDNAQEANAFIGRVQSMVNESHRELSSLQKSIDDISASSAKISEITDIIDGIAFQTNILALNAAVEAARAGEQGKGFAVVAGEVRSLSQRSSVAARDIRGLIDEAIKNVGQGVSYAANVTTRMNEALGAVDETTVLINQVNNSSTEQSHGIEQVNVAVSQMEGNLQQNAAMVEEMATAANSLSHQAGKLLNDVNAFKL, encoded by the coding sequence ATGACCATTATTAAGAAATTATTAGTCGTGTTTGCTATAACATTTGTTGCCATGATTGTGCTCGGTGGTCTTAGCATCCGGGCACTAGATAATGCGCAATCACGTTTCGATTACGTTGTTGAAAATAGCTTACCGAGTATCAGTAAGCTCAGCGAGGCGCTCCAGCACCGCGAAGAGGCGCGTCGACAAATCCTGATGTCACTGTTGGTCACCGATGAGGCAGTGTTTACCAAACATATGGCGCAAGCGAAAGATGAGCTAAATAAAACCAACGAGATATTTAAATATTATCGTGAAAAGCTTATTAGTGACGACATTGATGCACAGCAATTAAAAAAGACGCAAGATTCCTTTGATGACTATTTGCAAAAAGCAGAATCCATGGTTGGTGTTTATCACAGCGAAGGTGTTGAAGCGGCTCGAAAAATGGTTTCTGATGGCGGTATAACTGCCAATGCCTCTGTTGCTCTGAGCGCAAATATTAAAGATATGCTGATTCATAATTATAATATTGCTGCTAAATACGCCGAAAATAACCATGCACAATATATCAATACTTTTTGGCTATTAGTGGGAACCATTATCTTTTTGCTGGCGTTAATTGCCGTATTTGCTTCGTCAATTCTGAGCTATTTAAACAAGGGTTTAAAAAGCCTGCAAAAAAGTATGGAAACCATCAGCAGCACGCTGGATCTGACGCTTAAAGTTGATCTGCATAAAAAAGATGAACTGGGTGCAACTGCCAGCAGTTTTAATAACCTGATGGAGAAAATCCGCGAAGTGTTGAGCAGCGTAAAAGATGCCAGCAATGAAGTGGATGTCGCGGCGAGCGAGATCGCCAAAAGCAATGATGACCTGTCATCCCGCACCGAATCGCAGGCCTCGTCGCTGGAGCAAACCGCCGCCAGCATGAACGAATTGTCAGCCACGGTGCGCCACAATATGGATAACGCCCAGGAGGCGAATGCCTTTATTGGTCGCGTACAGTCGATGGTGAATGAAAGCCATCGTGAGCTGAGTTCCCTGCAAAAATCCATCGACGATATTTCCGCCTCTTCGGCCAAAATCTCTGAAATCACCGATATTATCGACGGCATCGCCTTCCAGACGAACATCCTCGCGCTCAACGCAGCGGTGGAAGCCGCCCGTGCCGGTGAGCAGGGCAAAGGCTTTGCGGTGGTGGCCGGCGAAGTGCGATCGCTCTCGCAGCGTTCCTCGGTGGCGGCACGCGATATTCGTGGTTTAATCGATGAAGCCATCAAGAATGTCGGTCAGGGCGTCAGCTATGCGGCCAACGTGACCACGCGGATGAACGAGGCGCTGGGCGCGGTTGATGAAACCACGGTACTGATTAACCAGGTGAATAACTCTTCAACCGAGCAGAGCCACGGTATTGAGCAGGTTAACGTGGCGGTCAGCCAGATGGAGGGCAACCTGCAGCAGAATGCCGCCATGGTTGAAGAGATGGCCACCGCCGCGAACTCACTCAGCCACCAGGCCGGTAAACTGCTTAACGATGTAAACGCCTTTAAGCTGTAA
- a CDS encoding DUF1349 domain-containing protein has product MTGDFYWINEPQQWRETQGKMEVVTDGSTDFWRKTWYGFERFSGHGFVRDVTGDFTFQVRIQARFSELYDQAGVLLVADEQNWLKAGIEFNDGAPAIGSVLTQGYSDWATGIFPGDAGNFWLRLSRKGDALRLQYSTDGHIWPLLRLCHFPHSRCAVGMMCCTPERSGLEVVFSEMAFTPLLEKDLHDLS; this is encoded by the coding sequence ATGACGGGTGATTTTTACTGGATTAACGAACCGCAGCAGTGGCGTGAAACGCAGGGCAAAATGGAAGTGGTCACGGATGGCAGCACCGATTTCTGGCGCAAAACCTGGTACGGGTTTGAGCGCTTCAGCGGCCACGGTTTTGTGCGCGATGTGACGGGTGATTTCACCTTTCAGGTACGGATTCAGGCGCGTTTTTCCGAGCTGTATGACCAGGCGGGCGTGTTGTTGGTCGCCGACGAACAGAACTGGCTAAAAGCCGGGATTGAGTTTAACGATGGCGCGCCCGCCATCGGCAGCGTGCTGACGCAGGGTTATTCAGACTGGGCGACCGGTATTTTCCCCGGCGACGCGGGCAATTTCTGGCTGCGCCTGAGCCGCAAAGGCGACGCGCTACGGCTGCAATACTCCACCGATGGTCACATCTGGCCGCTGCTGCGGCTGTGCCATTTTCCCCACTCGCGTTGCGCGGTTGGCATGATGTGCTGCACACCGGAACGCAGCGGTCTGGAAGTCGTCTTTTCTGAAATGGCGTTCACGCCGCTGCTGGAAAAAGATCTCCACGATCTGAGCTAG
- a CDS encoding helix-turn-helix transcriptional regulator — translation MTTVYAQEYRHVITALKKARKTRGITQAQLAEAPGRPQSFIAKIEQGERRLDVVEFVHLARLVGLEPEEIVKGIG, via the coding sequence ATGACAACTGTCTATGCGCAAGAGTACCGACACGTTATCACGGCGCTTAAAAAAGCTCGCAAAACACGGGGGATCACGCAGGCGCAACTTGCCGAAGCGCCTGGTCGCCCACAATCCTTTATCGCCAAAATCGAGCAAGGTGAGAGAAGGCTGGATGTGGTGGAATTTGTCCACCTGGCAAGACTGGTAGGGCTGGAGCCAGAGGAGATAGTGAAGGGTATAGGGTAA
- a CDS encoding GNAT family N-acetyltransferase, which translates to MDKLTIEMFSGETEYETGGFDCGEISLNTFLTQHLKRQHDGKILRAYILQTTASRPRVFGYYTLSGGSFEKEQLPTKTQQKKVPYRTVPCVMLGRLAIDKSLQGNGWGEMLVAHAMHVVYNASLAVGVHGLFVEALTDSAKNFYEKLGFIPLADGNQHSLFYPTKSIERLFEE; encoded by the coding sequence GTGGACAAGCTGACCATTGAGATGTTCTCAGGAGAGACAGAGTATGAAACGGGTGGTTTTGATTGTGGTGAGATCTCGCTCAATACCTTTTTAACCCAGCATCTCAAGCGCCAGCATGACGGAAAAATTTTACGCGCCTATATCCTGCAAACAACAGCTTCCAGGCCGCGCGTTTTTGGTTATTACACATTGTCGGGCGGGAGTTTCGAGAAAGAGCAACTGCCAACCAAAACGCAGCAAAAAAAAGTGCCTTACCGCACTGTTCCGTGCGTGATGTTGGGTCGTCTGGCTATCGATAAATCACTCCAGGGAAACGGCTGGGGAGAAATGCTGGTCGCACATGCCATGCACGTGGTTTACAACGCCTCACTTGCTGTCGGTGTCCATGGATTATTTGTCGAGGCTCTCACGGACAGTGCCAAAAATTTTTATGAAAAACTGGGCTTCATTCCGTTAGCCGATGGTAATCAGCATTCGCTGTTCTATCCGACAAAATCTATTGAGCGCCTGTTTGAAGAGTGA
- a CDS encoding DUF1778 domain-containing protein: MPALKKQRIDLRLTDEDKKMIEEAAAMTNQTITQFLVSSASERAAEVIEQHRRLVLNEASWNRVMDAIENPPAPNDKLKRAAKRLQNRE; this comes from the coding sequence ATGCCCGCACTGAAAAAGCAGCGCATCGATCTGCGATTGACCGACGAGGATAAAAAAATGATCGAAGAAGCGGCGGCAATGACCAACCAGACGATCACCCAATTTTTGGTGAGCAGCGCCTCGGAACGCGCCGCAGAAGTCATTGAACAGCATCGCCGTCTGGTTCTGAATGAAGCGTCATGGAACCGGGTGATGGACGCTATCGAAAACCCACCCGCACCGAACGACAAGCTTAAACGCGCCGCAAAACGTCTGCAAAACAGGGAGTGA